Proteins encoded in a region of the Helicobacter sp. 11S03491-1 genome:
- the maf gene encoding septum formation inhibitor Maf translates to MIILASNSPIRAKLLQKFGISFIQKPLDFDEDSLQTTIPQNFAYLATMGKYKKALQNFGYQTPILAADTVVSVAGILQRKAKNKIQAQSYLESQSNQTIEIITCMMYRTTKLEFIDISSTRYQLKNFDKKHLHNYLASKEWMGKAGCVMIEGFHKSYIKSQTGLESTALGLSIEKILPFLEII, encoded by the coding sequence TTGATTATTTTAGCCTCTAATTCACCTATCCGAGCAAAATTATTGCAAAAATTTGGGATTAGTTTTATACAAAAACCCTTAGATTTTGATGAAGACTCTTTGCAAACAACAATCCCTCAAAACTTTGCATATCTGGCGACTATGGGAAAATATAAAAAAGCTCTTCAAAATTTTGGCTATCAAACTCCAATATTAGCCGCAGATACAGTCGTAAGTGTGGCAGGAATTTTACAAAGAAAAGCCAAAAACAAAATTCAAGCCCAATCTTATTTGGAATCACAAAGTAATCAAACAATTGAAATCATCACTTGTATGATGTATCGAACTACAAAACTTGAATTTATTGATATTTCATCTACAAGATATCAGCTAAAAAACTTCGACAAAAAACATCTCCATAATTATTTGGCGTCTAAAGAGTGGATGGGAAAAGCAGGTTGTGTGATGATAGAAGGTTTTCACAAAAGTTACATAAAATCCCAAACCGGACTAGAAAGCACAGCTTTAGGGCTAAGCATAGAAAAAATCTTGCCATTTTTGGAGATAATATGA
- the alaS gene encoding alanine--tRNA ligase, translating to MSTDIRAKFLDFFKSKGHQVYESMPLVPDDASLLFTNAGMVQFKDIFTGKIPAPNTKRATSAQLCIRAGGKHNDLENVGYTARHHTLFEMLGNFSFGDYFKEEAIAYAWEFITQVLGFSKDVLYVSVHENDLEAFTIWTQYIDASRIKKMGDKDNFWQMGDTGACGPCSEIFVDQGEKYFHSQEDYFGGDGDRFLEIWNLVFMQYERNSDGILTPLPKPSIDTGMGLERIQALLEGKHSNFDSSIFMPLIEEVSILTGKKYTYEGGASFRVIADHGRAVAFLLAQGVNFDKEGRGYVLRRILRRALRHGYLLGLNKPFLYQIVQKVCDQMGGHYHYLSQKKQTIMEQCKMEEARFFETIESGMEMFKKELDSLPKNTKFSGEVAFKLYDTYGFPLDLTQDMLRDKKTDIDIEQFQTCMLQQKQRAKASWKGSGDEIKNGDFSKLLQKFGENQFNGYEYSFATAKILALLDSSYQEINTLDEEGFVFFDTTPLYPESGGAIGDEGELYLKGKKIADVLDTKKYFGLNISRIRPFQKIHIGDIVDILVSPKRIETAKHHSATHLLHAALRKILGPHIAQAGSLVEPSRLRFDFSHPSALSTQELINIQEEVNRIILKNIETKTELLPVEEAKTKGAMALFGEKYGEIVRVVSFDEESCEFCGGIHVQNTGNIGSFYILKESGVSSGVRRIEAVCGKSGYEYGKNALQTIEEAKTILKNQDICSGIHKLKDQIKEFKDKISKSHQTSDLHVFEEIKGIKLIVQKLESGNIKEIIDNAKNTYDKIAILLILCENQKISLACGVKNAPINAGEWVKKTAQILDGGGGGREDFATAGGKNISKLADALEFAKKFLKQKLEENI from the coding sequence ATGAGTACAGATATACGAGCAAAATTTTTAGATTTTTTCAAATCCAAAGGTCATCAAGTTTATGAAAGCATGCCCTTAGTTCCTGATGATGCAAGCTTGCTTTTTACAAACGCAGGCATGGTGCAATTCAAAGATATTTTTACAGGCAAAATTCCTGCCCCCAATACCAAAAGAGCTACTTCTGCTCAACTGTGTATCCGTGCAGGAGGAAAACACAATGATTTAGAAAATGTTGGTTATACAGCAAGGCATCACACGCTTTTTGAGATGTTAGGAAATTTTTCTTTTGGAGATTATTTTAAAGAAGAAGCTATTGCTTATGCATGGGAATTTATTACGCAGGTACTTGGATTTTCTAAAGATGTGCTTTATGTAAGTGTCCATGAAAATGATTTAGAAGCATTTACTATTTGGACCCAATACATAGATGCATCTAGAATCAAAAAAATGGGAGACAAAGATAATTTTTGGCAAATGGGAGATACAGGGGCGTGCGGTCCTTGCAGTGAAATATTTGTCGATCAGGGAGAAAAATATTTTCATTCCCAAGAAGACTATTTTGGAGGAGATGGGGATAGATTCTTAGAAATTTGGAATCTTGTATTTATGCAATATGAACGCAATAGCGATGGGATACTGACTCCATTGCCAAAACCCAGCATTGATACAGGCATGGGATTAGAAAGAATACAGGCTCTATTAGAAGGCAAACATAGCAATTTTGATTCTTCCATATTTATGCCTCTTATTGAGGAAGTTTCTATACTTACAGGCAAAAAATACACCTATGAGGGAGGAGCAAGTTTCCGAGTAATAGCCGATCATGGAAGAGCAGTAGCTTTTTTACTTGCACAAGGTGTAAATTTTGATAAAGAAGGCAGAGGATATGTTCTTAGAAGAATTCTTAGAAGAGCGCTGAGACATGGCTATTTATTAGGACTAAATAAGCCTTTTTTATACCAAATCGTCCAAAAAGTATGCGATCAAATGGGCGGGCACTACCACTACCTCTCACAAAAAAAACAAACCATCATGGAACAATGCAAAATGGAAGAAGCAAGATTCTTTGAAACCATAGAATCAGGAATGGAAATGTTTAAAAAAGAACTTGATTCTCTTCCAAAAAATACAAAATTTAGCGGTGAGGTTGCTTTTAAACTTTATGATACCTATGGCTTCCCTCTTGATTTGACCCAAGACATGCTAAGAGATAAAAAAACAGATATTGACATAGAACAATTCCAAACCTGTATGCTCCAACAAAAACAACGCGCCAAGGCATCCTGGAAAGGAAGTGGGGATGAAATAAAAAATGGAGATTTTTCAAAATTACTTCAAAAATTTGGCGAAAACCAATTTAATGGCTATGAATACTCATTTGCTACAGCAAAAATATTAGCTTTGCTTGATAGTTCTTATCAAGAAATCAACACTCTTGATGAAGAAGGTTTTGTCTTTTTTGATACAACCCCGCTATATCCTGAATCCGGTGGAGCTATAGGTGATGAAGGCGAACTCTATCTAAAAGGGAAAAAAATCGCTGATGTATTAGACACTAAAAAATACTTTGGTCTAAATATTTCCAGAATACGCCCTTTTCAAAAAATACACATTGGTGATATTGTAGATATACTTGTAAGCCCCAAAAGAATTGAGACTGCCAAGCACCATAGTGCTACACATCTTTTGCATGCCGCGTTACGAAAAATATTGGGTCCTCATATTGCCCAAGCAGGCAGCCTTGTAGAACCTTCAAGATTACGATTTGATTTTTCTCATCCTAGCGCTTTAAGCACCCAAGAACTTATAAATATTCAAGAAGAAGTCAATCGCATTATCCTCAAAAACATTGAAACAAAAACCGAACTTTTACCTGTCGAAGAAGCTAAAACAAAAGGTGCGATGGCTCTTTTTGGAGAAAAATATGGAGAGATTGTTCGGGTCGTAAGCTTTGATGAAGAATCTTGTGAATTTTGCGGGGGAATCCATGTGCAAAATACAGGCAATATTGGAAGTTTTTACATCCTTAAAGAATCCGGAGTAAGTAGTGGTGTGAGAAGAATTGAAGCAGTTTGCGGAAAGTCCGGTTATGAATATGGAAAAAATGCTCTACAAACTATTGAAGAAGCCAAAACAATACTCAAAAATCAAGATATTTGTTCAGGTATCCACAAGCTCAAAGATCAAATCAAAGAGTTTAAAGACAAAATTTCAAAATCTCATCAAACTTCTGATCTCCATGTATTTGAAGAAATCAAAGGCATTAAACTTATCGTGCAAAAATTAGAGTCTGGAAATATTAAAGAAATTATTGACAATGCTAAAAATACGTATGATAAAATTGCTATTTTACTTATTTTATGCGAAAATCAAAAAATCTCATTGGCTTGTGGAGTTAAAAATGCCCCTATCAATGCAGGAGAATGGGTCAAAAAAACTGCTCAAATCCTAGATGGAGGAGGAGGAGGGAGAGAAGATTTTGCTACTGCAGGAGGGAAAAACATTTCCAAACTCGCTGATGCATTAGAATTTGCAAAAAAATTCTTAAAACAAAAGCTTGAGGAGAATATTTGA
- the ccoS gene encoding cbb3-type cytochrome oxidase assembly protein CcoS codes for MNTSVLIVMLIVSILIGLLGLIAFLWGLKTGQFDDEKKMTQGVLFDGVDDLNEAARKEEKQKNIKRNKDEQNL; via the coding sequence ATGAATACAAGCGTGTTAATCGTTATGCTTATTGTTTCTATTTTAATAGGTCTTTTGGGGCTTATAGCTTTTTTGTGGGGGCTAAAAACAGGACAATTTGATGATGAGAAGAAAATGACGCAAGGCGTGTTATTTGATGGAGTAGATGACCTCAATGAAGCTGCAAGAAAAGAAGAAAAACAAAAAAATATCAAAAGGAATAAAGATGAACAAAATCTATGA